Sequence from the Rhizobium sp. TH2 genome:
GGCGCCACCGCTGAAACCATAAGTGACGTCGTCGATCTGTATTTTTTGCTTTAGTTTATCCAGGAGACCGCCGCCGCTCGCTGATCCCTGCTCCACCTTCGGAAGCAAGGCCAGAAGACGCTTCCTCAACTTGTCCAACTTCTCCTTCTCAAGACCCAGGCCTACTTTTAAATCAGGATCATCTGGCTCGTAGAACGGATCTCCGAACGAACCATCGTCGTTCTTTTTGTAATATCCAACGTCGAGTGGGAGTTTGCCTAACGCGCCGCCCGACGCGCCGATTGACGTCACCTCCAGATTGTTATCGAGCTGTATCACGTCTCCTTTTTGCCCCGACAGAGCCTGGAACAATTCGAGCTTGCCTCGACGGAGCGCCACAACGACGATCTCCTGCGCCGGCTTGGCGGGTCTCGCTTCGATCTCGACCAATCGAGGTGGCGCCGTTTCAGTCCCGGCAGTACCCGTCGCTTGCGGCGGACCGCTTACCTTTTCAAGCCAGAGGTCGGTACCCAGCTTCACGAAACTCTTGTCATCGGGCTGGACGACCAGACCAAACCATTTTTCCGGACCGAAATCGAAAAACAATGACGGTCGGAGTGCAAGGCTCGCGGTAAGATCGAAGCCCAGCGCACTGACCTGCAGCGGAGGATCGAGTGGCAATGCCAGGCCCTTCGTCGTGGCCGGTGCGATGACGATCTGGCGGATCTGGTATGTATCCGCATCGAGCCGGATCTCAACCGATATGTGGGTGAGCACCATATCAGCCTTATCCATCAATTTCTTTGCCAGTTCGGCCAGGGCGTTGACGATCGAAATCAGCGCCTCGCCGATTGCCTCCGCTAGACCCGCGAGAAGACCGGCTGCCTGGCCGGCTTGGCGTGCCAGCCACCTGGCCGCCGCCCCGAGTAATTCCGCAAGGCGCCGTATGACACTCCAGATACCATTCAGATCGACCCCGGGAGCACCCGGAAGCGGGATAGCGGTTACGATGCGCAGCAGTCGTCCCACCACATCGGCGGCAGACTTCACAAGCTCGATCGAATAGGGTTCAACGATCCTGAGGCTGGTCACTTTAGTTTTCAGGTGACCGTCCTGCGACATGGTGGTGACCACTTGCGCAGCGAATGCGATGAAAATGGCGGGATTGTCGCGAGCGATGACCAGCAACCTGCCGATCTCGATCGTCGTTTCCGCCTGAAAATTGCCGCCAGATCCGGAATCCGTGGCGAACTTGACGGCGGGCGTGATTGTCACGTCCTGGAGATCGAAAACAAAGGGCAGTGTTTCCAGGTCGATCCGACGGTTCGGCAGGCTGAATTTCTGACCCGCCTCGATTGCAACGGCGTATTGAAACTGCGTGTCCTTTGCAAACGACGCCGAGAGAGCTGTAATCTTGCCGATCTCAACCGCCGCGCCGCTAAAACGTCCCTTAACCAGTCCTTCGAAGGTCTTGGCCTTGTCGGATGCTGAAAGGACCGCGGAAAACTCACCATCCGCCACATCGACGGTAAGCTTCGGGTCATTGCCGTTCCAGTCTATGCTGGTCTCCCAATCGGCCGCGCCGGGAAGCCCGATTGGAAGGAACGAAAAACCGTTGAAGGATGGAACCCATGTGGGAATAGCCCAATCCAGGGACCAGTTTGGCGAGCCGATGCTGATTTCCGGAAGCTCGAATTCGGGCAACGGCAAGGAGAAGCCGTCCTCGATCCGTAGAGCACATGCAACGGATTTCGCGAGGGCCGTGAGATCCGATTTCCTTACGACGAGCGACAAGACCGCCGAGGCAGCGCCAATCGCAGCACCGTTCGCTGTCACATTGATGCCTGCACGTGCATCGGCCTGTAGTACAATTTCGTCTTTTGCAATCGCGTCCGGCCCGTCGAGGATGTCGGGGAGCACGCGGACGGAGGCACTCCATTTATATGACGCGGCGTTCCTGAGGCCCAGAAAATTCGGACCCTTTACTTCACCCTTGTCGTCTATCTCGAGCTGGAGCGGTTCGGCTAGCAGTTGGCGCAGGTTCCGCCGAGCGGTCTCCAGCAGCGTGCGTTTTGCCTCATCCGCCTCGTCCTTCAACTCAGCCCAGGGCTTGATGACAAGGAAACCTTCTTTTTCCTCCAGGAGATCCATCGGGATGGAGAACCTGGCGGCGCTCTGGGCTGAAAGCACAAATTCGGCCGACTTCTGCACGGTCTTGATATCGAGATCGAGCGTAACGCCGGCGACCTTGAAGAAGGAGAGCTTGTCCTGCTCGGAAATTTCTCCGGTCAGGCGCAACTCAACATGAGAGCCGCCGTCTTCCAGCCTGATCAACCTGACCTGGGTGCTCATGGCTCGAAGCCCACCCGATCGGTCGCGCAACCGGCGTCACCCGCCGGGCATGCGAACAGTTGGATACCAGTCATTGACATCCCCCACCTCAAGCTGCAAATTTGTCGGAAGCTTCCCCCAGCTTTCAACTTTGCGCAGAAACTCAATCATGGTTTCAATGCAAGAAAAAATCAATTGATAATTGCGCTTGCAACATCGTAATTTGCAATATTCGCCAAATCTACCGAACTAAGCTTGAACAACGCGGTCGGTTGCAAGTCTTCGCATTGAAGTTTTCCAACCCAATCGGCCTCGACAACTTCTCCAGTCAATATTCCGCGCCGATAGACGGCTGGGCGATGCTTCCTATTCCGGGATCGGAAAAATGGAACCCTGCGAATTGAAGAAGAAGTTCTCTTCTGCGTCCGGTAGCCTAGGCAGCGCCCATGCTGAAGTGGTCAGACGGCTCAAGAAGGTGCTGGCTCGGATGACCGAGGAGTGACAATGCCAGACAGGATTTATTCGATTACTTCGAGATACTCGTCAATCGCACGCCGGTGCGGTTGGGATGCTGCAGGTGCCACGGCACCTCTTGCCACCGCAGGTTCTTGCCGCGATTGCGGCACCGATCGTGCCAGCCGGGATTCGAGCGCATAAGGCTTTGTCGGGTCGCAAAACACAGGCGTCCCATCGCCGAAATCGATCACGCGCCGGGATTGCTGGATCAGGGACGAGCCCCTGGTCTGGATCAGCAGCTTCAGGGCATCGGGATCGTGGCTCGCAGAGGCGACACGATCGCCGAACACGGAATGCGTACCGGCCTCGAGCTCGGAGACACGGCAGCCACCCAGCATGACGGATCGCAGCCGGCGGCGATCGATAGAATCCTCCGCGAATTCGAGACGGACATTGCCAAAAAGCTGTCGCGCGAGCTGTGGAAATTGTTCGCCCACTGCCGATTGCAGTGCATCCATCACACCCCCTATTGCGCCAGATAGGCGCGGTGCAGGATGTCCGGCTCATCGACCAACCGCTGCGGCGCGCCCGAAAAGGTCACACGCCCGCGCGACATCACATTGGCATGATGTGCAATCTTCAGTGCGATATGGGTGAACTGCTCGATCAACAGGATGCCGGTGCCCTGTTCGGCGAGCTTGACCACTACGCCCATCAGCCGCTTGACGATCAGCGGCGACAGGCCGAGCGACATCTCGTCGGCGAGGATGAATTTCGGCCGCGCCACCAGCGCCTGGCCGAGCGCCAGCATCTGTTGCTGCCCGCCGGACATCGAGCCCGCCTTTTGTCCCTTGCGTTCGGCAAGCTCCGGGAAGATGCCATAGACATCCTCGACCGCATCGGCCGCCACGCGTGCCGTGTGGCCGAAGCCCGCCGCGAGAAGGTTGTCGTTCACGCTCATGCCGGACAAAACGCGATGGCCCTCGGGCACTGCGGCAAGGCCCGCCGCGCGGATCGCCTCAGGCGCCTGCCCGCCCATCGGCCGGCCGCCGATCTCGACAACACCCTTCTCGATCGGCAGAACCCCGGCGAGCGCCAGCACGAGCGAACTCTTGCCAGCGCCGTTGGGACCGAGCAGCGCCGTGATCTTTCCCGGCTCCAGCGTCAGCGACAGGCCGTCGACCACGAGCTTGCTGCCCCGCCGGACGAAGAGATCGGAGATCATCACGCTCATGCCACTTCCTCCACGCCGAGATACACCGCTCGCACGCGGGGATCGCTGAGCACGGTGCGGGTCGGGCCGCTCGTCACCAGCGAGCCGAAATCGAGCACCATCGTCGAGGAGCAGACAGCCTGGATGAGATCGACATCGTGGTCGATCAGCAACGTCATAGCGCCGTTGAAGGCGTGGACATCCGAGATCGTCCGCCGCAGGATCTCGACCTCGTTCTGTGACAGGCCGGCGCCCGGTTCGTCGAGCAACAGCACTTTTGCCGGCCCGGCGGAGCAGCGCGCAATCTCCGTCATCCGTCGCTGGAAGGCATTAAGGCCCGCAGCACGCTCCCGCCGGACGGAGGCCAGCCCGGCGAATTCCAGCGCGGCCGAAAGATGACGCTCGCGCTCGGCCGCGCTCAGCGGCAGGCTGTCGAGCACCACACCGACATTGTCTGCCACCGTCAGTTCGTCCACCACCTGCTCTTTCTGGAAGGAACGGCGCAGGCCCCAGCGGCTGCGCATATGCGGCTTCAGGGACAGGAGCTCGGTGCCGAAGGCGTTGATCGAACCGGTTTTGGGCGTGAGGAAGCCGGAGAGCACGTTGAGCACGGTGGTCTTGCCGGCGCCGTTCGGGCCGATGATGCCGACGACGGGATCGGTCAGATCGACCGTGACCTTGTTAAGGGCGATCACGCCACCGAAAGTGACGGTGATGTCACGGATCGCAATCATCGCTGCCTTCCCCGCGCCGTGAGGCGATTGAACAGATCGGTGAGCTGACCGGCAATGCCGCGCGGTGCCGTCATCAGCGCGTGGATCAGCGCCGCGCCGAAGATGATATAGGCCGCGTCACCGCTGACGCCGACATCGTTCAGGAGTGCCGGAAGGAAGCGGTAGAGCATCGCAGCGATGATCGCGCCATACCAATGCCAAGCGCCTCCGACGATGGTGAGCGCGAAGATCATCACCGATTCCGCTGGCGGAAAGGAGCGCGCATCGAGAAGCTGGAGATTGCCGGCGAGCAGTCCGCCCGCGACGCCAGCGAGGAATCCGGACAGACCAAACCCCCAGATCTTGTAGCCGGTGACATTGATGCCGACGGCCATGGCGGCCGCTTCGCTCCGGCGGATCAGCGACCACGCACGGCCCGGCTTGCCGCGCTCATGCAGATGGATCAGCAGGAAACCGAGCGCCACGACGCCGCAGCAATAGCGGAAATACGCCTCATCGGTTTGCGCTATCCATGGCCGCGGCATGTAGGAAACCGCCTTGACGGCGAATCCGAGAAAGCCCGCGCCGCCGTTCGGGAACTGGATGACATTGATCAGGATACCGAAGCCGCCCGCTGCCATCAGCGTCACCAATGCCAGATAGAGTCCGCGCATGCGGAGCGCCGGGTAGGCGAAGATCATGCCAACGATGGCAGCAAAGAAGCCCCCGACGAGAATATTGACCTCGAACGGCAAGCCGGTGCCGTAGGATAGCCTGAGCGCCATCCAGCCGCCGCAGCCCATGAACACGACCTGTGCGAGCGAGACCTGGCCGAGCTTGCGATAGAGCAGGGCGATGCTCGCCGCCGTCAGCGCATAGATGACGACCGAGGTCAACACCTTGAGCCAGAGTGCCGCGACCAGGAGCGGAATGGCAATCGCCAGCAATATGGCTGCGGCAAACGGCCAGACCAGACCGAGGCTGGGACGTGCCTTCGACTCTGGCTCGGCGGAAGAGATTTCGTTGACTACTGCCATCAATCCTGCCCTGCGAATGTCAGCCTGCGTCCGCGCTGCAACCACATCAGCGCCAGGATCGCGACGATGAAGGGCGAGGCAACGCGGAACGGCGCGAGCGGCTTGTAGAGCGTGATGAAGCTTTCGATGATGCCGATCGCGAGGCCGGCGAAAAAGGCGGTGCGGATCGAGGTCAGCCGCCCGACCACGGTCGTCGCGATGATCGGGATAACGATGAAGGTCAGCACCGCCGGGTCGAGCCGAACCAGGTCACCGAACAGCATGCCGGTGAACCCGGCGAGCAGACCGGAGAAGCCCCAGGCAATCGTCTCGACCCTGCGGATCGGCGTACCCAGCACCGCCGCGAGCTGGCGATCCTCGGCCAGCGTTCGCATCATCAGCCCCAGTCGGGTGCGGACAAGGAAGATGCTCATGCCCACAGTCACGGCGATGCCCGTCGCAAGCGCCAGCAGGCGCGTTGCCGTCATCCTGAGGCCGAGAGTGTTGAGCGAAATACCATCGAGCGCCAGGGTGAGCTTGCGCGGATTGACTACCCAAAGCAGGTTCATGGCACCGAGGATGGCGATGCCGAAACCAAGTGTCGCCACCGCCTTCACCACTGGCTCGCGATGGCTGAGGCCCGGTGCGATCAGCATGCCGTAACCCGTCGAGAGAAAAACGCCGATGGCCAGGCAGGCCAGCCAGGCCACCGGCTCGGGATAACCCCACTGCAGAACCTGCCAGGCACACATGGCTCCGAGCGCCCCGATCGCGCCATAGGCGAAATTCAGGACGCCCGTCGCACGATTGAGCATGACCAGCCCGACCCCGCCGAGCGCATAGAGCGAGCCCACGGCGAGGCCGGAAACCAGGAAGAGGCCATAGGCACCCATCAGCAGGTCCCGTCAGTTCGAGGTGATGCCGAGCTCTTTTTCCTGAGCACGGATCGGATCGAGATAAGCACTATCGACATCGGCGCATTGGCTGACCTGCTTGAAGCCATCCTTGACCAGCTGCATCATGATATTGGCATGGTTCGGCATGTGCCGATCGCCATTGCCGACATAGTAAGGGCCGCACAGCAAGTCGGATTTCTCGTTCTTGATGGCGCGAATTGCCTCGGTCACGGTAGCCCGATCGATCTTGGCGGGATCGAGCTTCAACATCGCATCGACGAAGAAGCGGGCCGAGAGATAACCCGACTGGCTGAACGTGTCGCGCGGATCGCTCTCCGAGGCATACTTGTCCATGACTTCGCGCCAGTTGGTGGCATCCGGCCCGGTGCCGTCAATCGGGGTCAGTTCGGCATTGACATACATCACGTCCCACCACGCCTCACCGAGCAGGCCGGGCACGTCCTTGTCATAGAGCGGGGTTGAAGAGACCCACTTGTACTGGTCGCGAGAGCCGGATTCGGTCACCACTTGCAGGAAGGCCGCCGCCATGCCAGCTGGCAGGTTGACGAGGATCGTGTCGGGGTTTGAACCGACAGCTTCGAGGAAGCCTGCATTCATGTCGGCTGCGCCAGGATCGAGTAGCACACTCGAACCCGTGAGCCCCTTGGCCTGCATGTATTTTTCCATCCAGCCGCAGGAATATTGCCCGACCGAGGGGATGGTCAGGCCGATGCAGACGACATTTTTGGAGCCGAGATTGGCGACCGCCCATTGCGCGGCACCCACGGTCGAAGGCAACGGACCTTCATTGGTCGAGACGATGTTGGGCGACTCGAAGCATTCCGACACGGCGCAGGCAGCCGCCATCGACATTACGCCCTCGTCGGAATAAAGCTTGGCGTTGACCCCCATTTCGACGAAGGAACCGCTGGCAACGAGAGCAACGACTTGTCTGTCCTTGACCAGCTTGGTCGCGACCTGGGCGGCGACTTCCGGGTTCCACTGATCATCCTCGACGAGATATTCGATCGGCCGGCCGTTGATGCCGCCGTTGTCGTTGACGCATTTGAAAAACGCCGCCGCAGCATCCGCGGAGGATGAAAAGTCGTCAGGGCCCGTCTGGCCGACCAGGGCGCCGACGAGGATCGGCTCGCCTTCCGCCTTCTTGCCATTGTTCAATCCGCAGGTCGGCGCGCCAAACGCGCTTGTACCGGCGAGGACGAATAGGGCCGCGGTAGCGCCCATGAGATAAGCGATGCGTTTCATTATTGTTCTCCTCCGTGTTGTTTCGTTGCTGGCCGCTTCCGCGGCCTGCGGGAATGCGGCACCCTCCCCGGCGCCGTGCCTCAGAGCCTTCTCAGGCCGAGATCTGTCTGCCTGACATGAATGCCGCAGCGCGCGCGGCGATCATCATGGTCGGCGCATTGGTATTGCCCGAGACGAGCGTCGGCATGACCGAGGCGTCGCTGACGCGCAGCCCTTCGATGCCATGAACCTTGAGATCGGGACCGACGACCGACATGCGATCGTCGGCGCGACCCATCTTCGCTGTGCCTGACGGATGAAACACCGTCTTGGCAGTCGAGCGGATGTAGTCGCGCAACGCTTGCGGATCCTTCTCGATCCCCGGCTTGGGCATCACGCGCCGTTTGACGAGCCTTGCCAGTGCCGGGGCCTCAAGGATGCGGATCGCCGCCTCGACGCCGCGCACCAAAGTCTCGATGTCGGCCGGGTCGGAGAGCGCGTTCGCGTTGAAGATCGCGCTCTCCTTCGGGTCCGCCGACTTCACCCGGATTGAGCCCCGCGACCGCGGCCTGAGGAAACACGGGCCGATGCTGAGGCCATGGCCCGGCTCCGGCTCGCGGTCGGCAAAACCGACCAGCACGGGCAGGACATGGAACTGTATATCCGGCTGGCCGGTGCCGGCAGTGTCGACGAAGCCGCCGCTCTCCACTACGTTGGAGGCGAGCAAGCCGCCCCGCGTCAGCATGTATCGCGCCATGTGCAGTGCGGCCTTTATGCCCTTGTCCTCGCCGAGGATCGAGATCGGATCACGCGTCTCGCCCTGCACCGGCACTTCGAGATGGTCCTGAAAATTCGCGCCGACGCCTGGCAGGTCTGCCACGACTGGAATACCGAGCTCGTTCAGATGAGCAGCATCGCCAATGCCGGATAGTTGCAGAATCTTTGGCGTGGCGAGCGCGCCAGCAGTCAGCACGATTTCCTTGGCTGCGGAAATCCTGGTGCCATCGAACAGCTCGACACCCGAGGCACGCCTGCCATCGAACAGCACGCGGGCGACCTTGGTCTCCGTCATGATCGTCAGGTTCGGCCGCTTCTCCGCCTCCCGCAGGAAGGCCTGCGCCGAACTCCAGCGGCGGCCGTTATAGGTCGTCGATTGGTAGAAGCCGACGCCTTCCTGGTTCTCGCCGTTAAAGTCTTCATTCGCCGGCAGCCCCGCCTCAACCGCTGCGTTGACGAAGGCCTGGCTCAGCGGATGGCGGTGGCGCGCATTGGACACATGGAGCGCGCCGGACCGGCCGTGATACTTGCCGTTCAGGTTGCTGTTGTTCTCCAGCGACCGGAAGACCGGCAGCACATCCTCGTAAGACCAACCCTGGCATCCCATCTGCGACCAGGTGTCGTAGTCGTTGCGATGGCCGCGGATGTAGATCATGGCGTTGATCGAGCTGCCGCCACCGATGACATTGCCCTGCGGTACGATCTGCGGCCGGCCATTGAGACCCTCCTCCGCTTCGGAGACATAGCCGTGAACGTCGATCCCCTTCTCCAGAACCTTGAAGAAAGTCGCCGGGATATGGATGTACGGATCGGCGTCGCGGCGGCCGGATTCGATCAGCAGCACCTTGTGAGCAGGATTTTCCGTGAGACGGTTGGCAAGCACGCAACCCGAGGAGCCGCCACCGACGATGATATAGTCGTAACTCGTCATGGCTCAGCTCAATACTGTCTGGATGGTGGTGAATTCCTTGAGGCCCTCCGCACCGAATTCGATGCCGATACCCGACTGCTTGACGCCCCCGAAGGGCGCATTCGGCTGGATCGCGCCATGCTTGTTGATCCAGACGGAACCGCATTCGAGCTTCAGCGCATAGTGCTTGGCCTTTTCCGGGTCGGACGACCAGACCGAGCCGCCGAGGCCGGCCGGGTTGCGATTGGCGCGTTCGATCACCTCATCGACGTCGCTGTAGCGGATGATCGGCAGGGCCGGGCCGAACTGCTCTTCATCGACAAGACGGACACCGTCTGCGACATCGGCCACCAGCGTGATCGGGTAGAAATAGCCCGGTCGGTCGATGGGCTCGCCACCAGTGAGCACCCGCCCGCCCTTTGCCCTCGCGTCTTCCACGAGGTCGCGCACCTTATTGTACTGCATCTCGTTCTGGATCGGGCCGAGTACGCTCTTCTCATCCATGCCGTCGCCAATGACGATCTTGCCGGCATAGTCGGCGAGCGCCGTGCAGACCTCGTCATAGATGCTGTCATGGACATAGAGTCGCTTGAGCGCCGCGCAGGTCTGACCGTTGTTGATAAAGGCGCCCCAGAACAGGCCCTCCGCGATCCGCTTGGGTTCGGCGTCCGGCAGCACGATACCGGCATCATTGCCACCGAGTTCCAGCGTCAGGCGCT
This genomic interval carries:
- a CDS encoding GMC family oxidoreductase — its product is MTSYDYIIVGGGSSGCVLANRLTENPAHKVLLIESGRRDADPYIHIPATFFKVLEKGIDVHGYVSEAEEGLNGRPQIVPQGNVIGGGSSINAMIYIRGHRNDYDTWSQMGCQGWSYEDVLPVFRSLENNSNLNGKYHGRSGALHVSNARHRHPLSQAFVNAAVEAGLPANEDFNGENQEGVGFYQSTTYNGRRWSSAQAFLREAEKRPNLTIMTETKVARVLFDGRRASGVELFDGTRISAAKEIVLTAGALATPKILQLSGIGDAAHLNELGIPVVADLPGVGANFQDHLEVPVQGETRDPISILGEDKGIKAALHMARYMLTRGGLLASNVVESGGFVDTAGTGQPDIQFHVLPVLVGFADREPEPGHGLSIGPCFLRPRSRGSIRVKSADPKESAIFNANALSDPADIETLVRGVEAAIRILEAPALARLVKRRVMPKPGIEKDPQALRDYIRSTAKTVFHPSGTAKMGRADDRMSVVGPDLKVHGIEGLRVSDASVMPTLVSGNTNAPTMMIAARAAAFMSGRQISA
- a CDS encoding ABC transporter ATP-binding protein, encoding MIAIRDITVTFGGVIALNKVTVDLTDPVVGIIGPNGAGKTTVLNVLSGFLTPKTGSINAFGTELLSLKPHMRSRWGLRRSFQKEQVVDELTVADNVGVVLDSLPLSAAERERHLSAALEFAGLASVRRERAAGLNAFQRRMTEIARCSAGPAKVLLLDEPGAGLSQNEVEILRRTISDVHAFNGAMTLLIDHDVDLIQAVCSSTMVLDFGSLVTSGPTRTVLSDPRVRAVYLGVEEVA
- a CDS encoding branched-chain amino acid ABC transporter permease; the encoded protein is MAVVNEISSAEPESKARPSLGLVWPFAAAILLAIAIPLLVAALWLKVLTSVVIYALTAASIALLYRKLGQVSLAQVVFMGCGGWMALRLSYGTGLPFEVNILVGGFFAAIVGMIFAYPALRMRGLYLALVTLMAAGGFGILINVIQFPNGGAGFLGFAVKAVSYMPRPWIAQTDEAYFRYCCGVVALGFLLIHLHERGKPGRAWSLIRRSEAAAMAVGINVTGYKIWGFGLSGFLAGVAGGLLAGNLQLLDARSFPPAESVMIFALTIVGGAWHWYGAIIAAMLYRFLPALLNDVGVSGDAAYIIFGAALIHALMTAPRGIAGQLTDLFNRLTARGRQR
- a CDS encoding ABC transporter ATP-binding protein; translation: MSVMISDLFVRRGSKLVVDGLSLTLEPGKITALLGPNGAGKSSLVLALAGVLPIEKGVVEIGGRPMGGQAPEAIRAAGLAAVPEGHRVLSGMSVNDNLLAAGFGHTARVAADAVEDVYGIFPELAERKGQKAGSMSGGQQQMLALGQALVARPKFILADEMSLGLSPLIVKRLMGVVVKLAEQGTGILLIEQFTHIALKIAHHANVMSRGRVTFSGAPQRLVDEPDILHRAYLAQ
- a CDS encoding branched-chain amino acid ABC transporter permease — protein: MGAYGLFLVSGLAVGSLYALGGVGLVMLNRATGVLNFAYGAIGALGAMCAWQVLQWGYPEPVAWLACLAIGVFLSTGYGMLIAPGLSHREPVVKAVATLGFGIAILGAMNLLWVVNPRKLTLALDGISLNTLGLRMTATRLLALATGIAVTVGMSIFLVRTRLGLMMRTLAEDRQLAAVLGTPIRRVETIAWGFSGLLAGFTGMLFGDLVRLDPAVLTFIVIPIIATTVVGRLTSIRTAFFAGLAIGIIESFITLYKPLAPFRVASPFIVAILALMWLQRGRRLTFAGQD
- a CDS encoding ABC transporter substrate-binding protein, which translates into the protein MKRIAYLMGATAALFVLAGTSAFGAPTCGLNNGKKAEGEPILVGALVGQTGPDDFSSSADAAAAFFKCVNDNGGINGRPIEYLVEDDQWNPEVAAQVATKLVKDRQVVALVASGSFVEMGVNAKLYSDEGVMSMAAACAVSECFESPNIVSTNEGPLPSTVGAAQWAVANLGSKNVVCIGLTIPSVGQYSCGWMEKYMQAKGLTGSSVLLDPGAADMNAGFLEAVGSNPDTILVNLPAGMAAAFLQVVTESGSRDQYKWVSSTPLYDKDVPGLLGEAWWDVMYVNAELTPIDGTGPDATNWREVMDKYASESDPRDTFSQSGYLSARFFVDAMLKLDPAKIDRATVTEAIRAIKNEKSDLLCGPYYVGNGDRHMPNHANIMMQLVKDGFKQVSQCADVDSAYLDPIRAQEKELGITSN